From the genome of Natrinema marinum:
GTGGGCGAACTCGGCGAGCGCACCGAGCGCTTCACCGAGAAGCCCCTCGTCGGCGGCCGACTGGTCCAAGAGCGCGACCTCCAGTCTATTTCGGCCGACGACCTCGAGGTCGTCACCGAACGCGAGCCGACCGACGAGGAACTCGAGACGATGGTCTTCGCCTGGCAGACGCTCAAACACGTCAAGTCCAACGGCATCCTCTTCGCGGACGGCACCGAGACGGTCGGCATCGGCATGGGGCAGGTGTCCCGCGTCGACGCGGTTCGGCTGGCGGCGATGAAGGCCGACGAACACGCCGAGGGCAAGGACGCGGAGGGCGCGGTCATGGCCTCCGACGCGTTCTTCCCGTTCCCGGACGGGATCGAGGAGGCCGCCGAGGCGGGCATCGAGGCGGTCGTCCAGCCCGGTGGCTCGGTCAACGACGAGGACGTGATCGAGGCCGCGGACGAACACGGGATGGCGATGGCGTTCACGGGGCAGCGGTCTTTCAGACACGATTAGGGCCGCGAACGACCGGAAGCGCGGCGCTACGCGCCGCGATACGACGAGCGGCCCCGGCCGCGAGTCAGTGAGTGAGCGGCTTTTTGGTCGAGATCTTTCGAGAAGGGCGAGCGAGCGTAGCGAGCGAACCCGACGAGAAAAAGGTCGATGCCGCGATGGCGTTTACGGGGCAGCGAAGGTTCCGTCACGACTGAGCGGTTCGGGGACGTTCCGAACCGACTTTTTTTATCGGTACCCCGAATCCGCTTGAGTATGACCGAGCCGACGATCGAGAACCGCGACTGTCTCGCCTCGAGCGAGGCCCGCGATGCCGCGCTCGCCTGTGTCGAGGCCGGAATCGCGGCGGGCCATCCCCGCGCTGTCGTCCGCGACGCCGTCTCGCTCGCGGACGATACCCTCCGTGTCGCGGACGCGACGTACGACCTCCGCGAGTACGACGAGCTGGTCGTCCTCGGCGGGGGCAACGCCGCGGCCCACGTCGCCGCCGTGCTCGAGACCGTACTGGGCGATCGGATCGACGGCGGTGTGGTCGTCACGGACGACCCCGCGGACACGGCGCGCGTCGCGGTCCGCGAGGGTGACCACCCCGTTCCCAGTGAGCGCGGCGTCGACGGAACTCGGGAGGTGCTCGAGGCGGCCGACGCGGCCGGCGAGGGGACGCTCGTGCTGGCGGCGATCACCGGCGGCGGCAGCGCGCTCATGGCCGCCCCCGCCGGAGGCGTGTCGCTGGCCGACTTACAGGCGACCACCGACGCCCTGCTCGAGAGCGGGGCCGACATCGGCGAAATCAACGCGGTCCGCAAGCACCTCTCGGCGCTGAAAGGCGGCCGACTGGCGCGCCGGACCGCCCCCGCGACGATCGCCGCCGTGATCCTCTCCGACGTGGTGGGAAACGACCTGAGCGTGATCGCGAGCGGCCCGCTCGCGCCCGACGCGTCGACGTTCGACGACGCGCTCGCGGTCCTCGCACGCTACGAAATCGACGCGCCCGAAACCGTAGTAGACCGCCTCGAGCGCGGCGCGGCCGGCGAGATCGCCGAGACGCCCGGTCCCGACGATTCCGCCTTCGAGGCGGTCTCGAATCACGTCGTCGCCGACGGGATGACCGTGCTCGAGGCCGCTCGCGACGCGGTGGTCGAGCGCGGTTACGAGCCGCTGATACTGTCCTCGCGCGTTCGCGGCGAAGCGCGGGAGGCGGCGACGACCCACGTCGCCGTCGCGGCGGAGATCCGGGCGACGGGCACGCCACTCGAACCGCCGGCCGCGATCCTCTCCGGCGGGGAGACGACGGTGACCGTCCGGGGCGACGGGACCGGCGGGCCGAACCAGGAGTTCGCGACAAGCGCGGCGCTCGAACTCGCCGAGGGCGACGAAAACGGAAGTGAGGGGCACGTCACGGTCGCCGCGGTCGACACCGACGGGATCGACGGGGCGACCGACGCGGCCGGCGCGCTCGTCGACGGGACGACCGTCGTGGACCCGGACGCGGCGCGCGAGGCGCTCGCGGAAAACGACGTCCATCCGTATCTCGAGTCCCGCGGTGCGCTCGTCCGAACGGGGCGGACGGGGACGAATCTGAACGACCTCCGAATACTGATCGTCAAGTAGGATTCGAGAACGGGGCAACGGGAGCCGCTGACTTGGCTCAGGTGTCGGCGTCCGGCGCGAGCGCGTCGATCACGCGGCAGGCGTTCTTCGAGAACGCCCGGCGGAGCATGTCCTCCGAGACGTCGAGGGTGAGGATCTCCATGACGGCGACGTTGGGATGACAGGCGGGCGCGCCGCTGCCGAAGAGGACGCGGTCGGGGTGCTCGAGGAGGGCGCGCTCGAGTTGCTCGCGGTAGCGGACGAAACTCGTCTCGAGGTAGCAGTCGTCGTACTCGTCGAGGAGGTCGATCATTTCGTCCATCAGTTCGCGGTTCAGCGGGTGGCCGCCGAATCGGCCGACGACGACGGGGAAGGAGCGCTCGAGCAGCGTCTCAGCGAGCGTCTCAGGGGGCGCCTTGACGCCGCCGCGGACGATCACGGGCAGTCCGACGGCCTCGAGGGCTGCGAGGACCTCCTCGTCGGGATAGTCGTCGACGGCGGGATCGAGGACGAACCCGTGGAAGCGGTCGTCGTAGGCGTACTTCTCGACGTCGTCGGGGGAGGTGTGGTGGTCCTCGCGGCGACTCAGGGCGTTGTGGAGCCGGCCAGTCGCCTTCCGGCCCGGCGTCTCGGTCCCGTTGATCCGGGCGAAGGCGGCGAACGGCCGGTCGACGCTGCGTCTGGCGACGCCGTTGTTCGGCGCGAGGTAGCTCCCGTCCCGCCGCGTCGGCGGGAAGACGATCGCCTTCGTGATCCCTGCCTGGTGCATTTCCCGCTCGAGTCGGTCGGCCGTGATCGTTCGTCTCCGGGGCCCCCCGCTGCCGTCGGCCGGCGGCAGCCGCGTCGCGATGTCGACGACGCGAAATCCGTGTTCCAGCTCCAGCATCTACTGTGGGGTTCCGAGTCGAGCCATATTTCCCTACCGGCTCCGCCGCCGATGGGCCTGCCGACGGTTCGCACGGGCAATCGCAAGACGGAGCGGTGGCTGGAGAGAAAGAGTTATATAGAAGTGCTGACGACATGGTTAGTGAGGATCAACGATGGCACAACAGCGACGCATGGGTGGGCAGCCCATGTTCATTATGAGCGAGGATAGCCAGCGAACGCAGGGCCGCGACGCCCAGTCGTCGAACATCATGGCCGGCAAGGCTGTCGCCGAGTCGGTACGTACGACGCTCGGCCCCCGCGGCATGGACAAGATGCTCGTCGATTCCGGCGGGGATGTCGTCATCACAAACGACGGCGCGACCATCCTGAACGAGATGGACATCGAGCACCCCGCGGCCCAGATGATCGTCGAGGTCGCCGACTCCCAGGAGGAGGAAGTCGGCGACGGGACGACGACCGCGGCCGTCCTCGCCGGCAACCTGCTGGGCGAGGCCGAGGACCTGATCGAGCAGGATGTCCACGCGACCACGATCGTCGAGGGCTACCACGAGGCCGCCCGCATCGCTCTGGAGGCCATCGACGAGCAGGTCAACGAGGCCGACGTCGACGACGACATCCTCCGGCAGGTCGCCGAATCGAGCATGACCGGCAAGGGAACCGGCGGCCTCACGGCCGAGTCGCTGGCCGAGACGGTCGTCGAGGCGATCCGCCACGTCGACACCGACGAGGGCGTCGCCCGCGACAACGTCACCGTCCACACCCAGATCGGTGCCTCCTCGAACGCGACCGAACTCGTCCCCGGCATCGTCGTCGACGAGGAGCCCGTCCACGACGCGATGCCCAGCGAGATCGAGGACGCCTCGATCGCCATCCTGGACGTCGAACTCGACGTTCGCACGGGCGACGTCGACGCCGAGTACGCCATCGACTCGATCGACCAGCTCAACGCCGCCATCGACGCCGAGGAAGGCGAACTGCAGGGCTACGCCGAAACCGTCGCCGACAGCGGGGCCGACGTCGTCTTCACCACCGAAGACGTCGCCGACCGCGTCGCCAACGCCCTCGCCAACGAGGGCATCCTCGTCTTCGAGGGACTGGGCGACAGCGACGCCCGACAGGTCGCCTCCGCGACCGGCGCTCGCCGCGTCGGCGCACTCGAGGACCTAGAGGAGGCGGACTTCGGCTCCGCCGACCGCATCCACACCGAGAACTTCGGCGACGACGATCTGGCGTTCGTCGAGGGCGGCGCGGCCGCCGAGACCGTCACCGTCTTCGTCCGCGGCGGCACCGAACACGTCGTCGACGAACTCGAGCGTGCCATCGGCGACGCGCTGGACGTCGTCGCAACGGCGCTGGAATCCGGCGAGGTCGTCCCCGGCGCGGGCGCGACCGAGATCGCGATCGCGGACAAGATCCGGCAGGAAGCCGCCGGTATCGAGGGCCGCAAACAGCTCGCCGTAACGGCCTTCGCCGACGCGCTCGATGTCGTTCCCCGAACGCTGGCGGCCAACACCGGCCGCGACCCCATCGACGCGCTCGTGGACCTTCGTGCCGCCCACGAGTCCGAGGGCCGGGCCGGTCTGATCACCAGCGGTGACGAGGTCACGATCGACGATCCCTTCGAGCACGGCGTCGTCGACCCCGCCGACGTCAAGCGCGAAGCCGTCGAGAGCGCGACCGAGGCCGCCACGATGATCGCCCGCATCGACGACGTCATCGCCGCGGAGTAGCGTCACCCGTCCCTGCTACTGTTTCGAGCGACTGACCGTTTTTCCGCCCGTTCCCATCGCTGCCTCGTCGTGTATACTGGCCAATAGTGTTAAGTGTTAACATATGATATTTTAGGATATCATGTCCGGAACCGCTCCGCGAGCGAACCTGACGCCTATCGGTACCACGACCGGCCGAACGGTCTACTACGACGAGGGCCGGGAAACCTACCACACGTGGTGCGACGAGGGGGCATACGAGCCAGTGAGCACGGCCCTGCTCATGACCGTCTCGTCGGTGCTCGAGGTCGAGCCCGACGACCTCGAGCCGCTCTCGGAGTGCGTCGAACCGGACGCGTTGAACGCGCTGTTCGTCCACTGGCGCGGCGACGAGCCCCGCGTCGGCGACGGTTCGATCTCCTTTACGTTCTCCCAGTGCGCCGTGACGGTGCGTGCCGACGGCGAGATCGTGATCGATCCGACGCGGCGGCGTCTCCGGCCCGCGGACGACTGACGGGTGTGCGGATTGCGGTTTCCGGCCGCGAGTCGGTCAGCAATCGGCGTCGTCGGCCGGCTCGAGGACCACCCGGTCGCCGGCCGCGAGTCCGAAGGCTTCGTCGCCGCGCCCCCGGTTGACGTCGAGTTCGACGTAGCCGTGGCTCCCGACGGTCGCCAGCCGCTCGCCGGCGGGAACGGCCGCGAACGTCTCGCCGACCGGAACGACCTCGCCGTTCGCCGCGATCCGCTCGCGCCCGTCGAGAGACGAGCCCGGCACGTTCGTGATCGCGTTACCGAAGCCGTCGACGACGAGCACCTCGCCGATCGCGCGCCCCTCTGCGAGTTCGGCGGTCGGCAGCTCGAGGTCGGCGTCGAACGCGGTCGGCGCGAGCCACTCGAGGTCGTCGAGCGCGTCGAGTTCGGCCTCGTGGACGGCCGCGGCAGCCGGCGCGAACACGTCTCGGCCGTGGAACGTGGCGCTCGCCGGGCCGCCGTCCCCCGACAGCGCCGTCGCGCTCGCGGCCCCCGCGCTCTCGCCGGCCGGCTCGACCGGCTCGAGGCGGGTTTCGTCGACGGCGTAGGCCTCGAGCCAATCGGAATCGGCGCCCGCCAGTCGGCGTGCGGCGGGGAGCAAGACGCCGTTGTCGGGGCCGACAAGTGCGTGGTCGCCAGCGCGAACGACGAGCGCGTCGCGGTCGGTGCCGACGCCGGGATCGATCACGACGAGGTGGGTCGCCGGCGGAAAATAGGGGAGGACCTCCCGCAGCCAGAAGGCGGCCGCGCGAACGTCTTGCCGGGGGAAATCGTGTGCAATATCGACCAGCCTGGCGTCCGTTCGCTGCAGCAGGACGCCCTTCATCGCCGCCGGGTACGGCGTCCCGAAGTCAGACGCGAGCGTGATCATGCGGTGGTCTACGAATCGTCGCCGTAAATTAGGCCCCGTTCGAATCGGAGTCGCTGACCATCTGGATGCGCTCGATGCCGTCCATCTCCTCGACGACCTCCACGACGGCCTCGGGGACCAGCGACTCCCAGTCGCCGCCGGTGATCATCCGCTGGCGGACCTCAGATCCCTCGAGCACCTCGCGGTTGAACATCGGCGACTGGCGGATCTCGATGTCGGCCTCGCGAAAGAGCTGGATGACCAGCGGGTTGTTCGAGTACGCCACGTCGAAATCGGGGCTCATGCTCTGGACGTGACTGACCCACACCGAGTTGCGCTCCAGGTCCTCGATCGGGACGGCGTAGGTCACGAGATCGGTGTCGACCAGCGACTTCGTGATCATCATGATCCGTTCGCCGGCGGTGAACGGATCCCGGACGGTGTGTGAGTTGTCGGCGCTCCCGATCCCGAGGACGAGCTCGTCGACGTCCTCGGCGATCTGCTCGACCATGCTCCGGTGACCGTTGTGGAAGGGCTGAAACCGGCCGATGTAGAACCCCCGAGTCATGCCGAATACTGCTCGAGCGGCCCGCTTAAGCGTGGCGAGTTCCCCGCGACCGAGACGGACCCGGCCGATCGTTCACGGCGTTCGAGCGGCGTGACGGCCGCGGCTCGAGGCCGATCGGTCACGAACCGATATATTCAGGACAGTTTTGATATGAAGCGAACACGCGGTAGGCTCGGCCTGATCCCTCCCGTCGACCGCTGTGTCTCCCGGAATCAGCAACTGACACCATACTCCGCATGGAGAAAGTATATCAGTCGCAATCCCTTCGAAACAGATACCGAACAGAGTTCTATGAGTAACGATACGAACGTTGACGACCCTCCCGAAGACGCTCCGGACGCCGCTCCCGACGGGGACTCCGTCGAAGAGCAGCGCGAGCGTCAGGGAGAACGGTCGCCGTACGAGGAGGACGGCGACCGTCGCACTGACGTCGACGATCCGACCGACGAGCGCTCGAGGTCGTCCGACGAGGACGACATCGAGACCGTCAACGACCTCGGCAGTACGGTCGAGGTCGATCCCGGCGTCGAGGTCGACGAGGAGATCGCCGAGGACGACCTCCTCGGCGGCCTCAAGATCGACTCGACGGAGGACATCGAGGTCCCCGATCGGCTCGTCGATCAGGTCATCGGCCAGGACGAAGCACGAGATATTATCATCAAAGCGGCCAAGCAGCGCCGGCACGTCATGATGATCGGCTCGCCAGGGACCGGCAAGTCGATGCTGGCGAAGGCGATGAGCCAACTGCTGCCCAAGGAGGATCTTCAGGACGTTTTAGTCTACCACAACCCGGACGACGGCAACGAGCCGAAGGTCCGCACCGTTCCCGCCGGCAAGGGCGAACAGATCATCGACGCTCACAAGGAGGAAGCCCGCAAGCGCAACCAGATGCGCTCGATCCTGATGTGGATCATCATCGCGATCGTCGTCGGGTACGCGATCCTCTCGGGAAGCATCCTGCTGGGGATCCTCGCGGCAGGGATCATCTGGCTGATCTTCCGCTACACCTCGCGCGGTACGGACGCGATGGTGCCCAACATGATCGTCAACAACGGCGATCAGCGCGTCGCTCCCTTCGAGGACGCGACCGGTGCCCACGCCGGCGCACTGCTGGGTGACGTCCGCCACGACCCGTTCCAGTCCGGCGGCATGGAGACGCCGAGCCACGACCGTGTCGAACCCGGCGCAATCCACAAATCGAACAAGGGCGTGCTGTTCGTCGACGAGATCAACACGCTCGACATCCGGACCCAGCAGAAGCTGATGACCGCCATTCAGGAAGGCGAGTTCGCCATCACGGGCCAGTCCGAGCGCTCCTCGGGCGCGATGGTCCAGACCGAGCCCGTCCCCTGTGACTTCATCATGGTCGCGGCTGGCAACCTCGACGCCATGGAGAACATGCACCCCGCGCTCCGCAACCGGATCAAGGGGTACGGCTACGAGGTCTACATGGACGACACCATCGAGGACACCCCCGAGATGCGACGCAAGTACGCCCGCTTCGTCGCTCAGGAGGTCGAACGCGACGGCCGTCTCCCCCACTTCACGGACGACGCCGTCGAAGAGGTCATCCTCGAGGCCAAGCGCCGGTCGGGCCGGAAGAACCACCTCACGCTGCTGTTCCGCAGCCTCGGTGGCCTGGTCCGCGTCGCCGGCGACATCGCCCGCGCCGAGGACCGCGAGTTCACCACCCGCGAAGACGTGCTGCAGGCCAAGCAGCGCTCGCGTTCGATCGAGCAACAGCTCGCCGACGACTACATCGAGCGCCGCAAGGACTACGAGCTGCAGGTCAACGAGGGCGGCGTCGAAGGTCGCGTCAACGGCCTCGCCGTCATGGGCGAGGACTCGGGCATCATGCTCCCCGTGATGGCCGAGATCGCGCCCGCCCAGGGTGGCGGTCAGGTGATCGCCACCGGCAAGCTCAAAGAGATGGCCGAGGAGTCCGTCCAGAACGTCTCCGCGATCATCAAGAAGTTCTCCGACGTCGACCTCTCGGAGAAGGACATCCACATCCAGTTCGTTCAGGCCGGCCAACAGGGCGTCGACGGCGACTCCGCCTCCATCACGGTGGCGACCGCCGTCATCTCCGCGCTCGAGAACATCCCGGTCGACCAGTCGGTCGCCATGACGGGATCGCTCTCCGTGCGCGGCGACGTGCTTCCGGTCGGCGGGGTCACCCACAAGATCGAGGCCGCGGCAAAGGCCGGCTGCAGCAAGGTCATCATTCCCGAAGCGAACGAACAGGACGTGATGATCGAAGAGGAGTACGAGGAAATGATCGAGATCATCCCCTGTGCGAACATCAGCGAGGTCTTAGATGTCGCCCTGATGGGCGAACCGAAGAAGGATTCGCTGGTCGATCGACTCAAGTCGATCACCGGTTCGGCGTTCGACCAGGGGACCGTCGGCTCCGCCGGCGGCTCGAACCCGAGTCCGCAGTAAATGCCCGAGTGGGCGACGTTCGTCGGCCTGACGGGCGTCGTCCTCGTCTTATTGCTCGTTCTTTCGCACCTGACCCAATCGGCGTTTAGCGACGGCGACGCGGACGGAACCAACCGGACCACGGACCCGTCCGACGAGACCGGGGTCGCAACTGACCCGGACCGCGTCGACATCGCGGTCGACTTACCGCCACGCGATTCGGAGTCGACCGTCGACCCGCCCGCGGAGACCGATCCGGATCGACGCCCCGCCGGCGCGCCGAGGCCCGACTCCGGCGACGGAACTCGAGCCGGCGAGCCGGCGACTCCGCACTCGCCTTCGAGCGTGGCGGACGCCGCCGACGATCGGGATAGATCCGATCGACGCGACTCGAGCGAGCCGGCCGCTTCGGTCGCGACGGACGACCGTCGCCGACGGCCGGTCGAACGCGGCGTCGACCCCGACTCGCTGTCGACCGGGATGGTCCTCGCGAACGTCGCCTTCTCGCAGGGGCTGTTCGCGCTCGTGTTGCTCGGCGCGGCGGTCTACACGGCGATTCCCCCGTCCGCGCTGGGCGTCGAGTTCTCCTTGGCCTACCTCGAGACGGGACTCGTCCTGGGAACGGTCGCCGGGATCGTCTTCTACGCCGCGAACGAACTCGCCGCGGCGGCCGCGACTCGCTTTGGCTTCGACCACGAGGAGCAACTGCGCGAACTGCTCTCGCCCGACTCGACCCGGGGCTGGCTGCTCCTCTTGCTCGGGGTCTTGCCGATCGTCGCCGGCTTCGAGGAACTCCTCTTCCGGGCGGCGCTGATCGGCGTCCCCGCCGCCGGCTTCGGGATCTCGCCGTGGCTGCTCGCGGTCGGCTCGTCGGTCGCGTTCGCGCTCGGCCACGGGATGCAGGGCTCGGTCGGCGTCGTCGTCACCGGGCTCCTCGGGTTCGTCCTCGCGGCGGTCTTCGTCGTCACCGGAAGCCTGCTGGTCGTCGTCGTCGCCCACTACCTCGTCAACGCCCTCGAGTTCGTCGTCCACGAGGGCCTCGAGTTCGAGTGGGCCGAAACCCTCGAAGGCTAAGGGCGAGGGGTCGGTAGTCAGGCCATGGACGTGGCTGGAAGGGAAACCCGCGCTCGAGCGATCGTCGCCCTGATCGTCGGCTACTTCGCGGTGTTGGCCTACGCGACGATCGCGGCCGATCCGCTGGCGGCGACGGTCGCGGAAGTCGGCTTCGGCGTCATCGCGATGGCGGTGGGAGCGACGCTGTACGACCGGGCGGAAGGGACGCGATCGGCGCTGGTGGCCGCCGCGGTCTGCCTCGTCATCGGTGGTGCGCTCTCGATCGTCGCCGTCCTCGCCGACGTGACCGCCGTCGACTCGCTCTCGTCGCTGCTCGTCTTTGCGGGCGTCGGCTGCTACGGCTACGCGGTCTTGCGCGGTTGATCTCGAGCCCTCACTCGCTCGAGCCGCGGGTTTCCCTCCCGCGTGCTAGCCGGTCGGAAGCGATCCGCGCCCGAGCCGAGACCGGACGCCGACGACGATCCCTGCCAGGGTCCCCAACAGGGTTCCGGCCGCGATAGCGATCGTCACGCCGGACCCGAGCCAGGCGACGACGAAGACGGCGAGGAAAGCAACGCCGAACGCCCTGAGCGCTCGAGCGAGCGCCCGACGTGTCGGATCTCCGTCACGGCCGAACTGGACGAGAACGACGGCCGCGACCGAGACGCCGGCGGCGATTCCGGCCGGGAGGCCGACGAGAACCGAGAATTCGATGTAGGGGAGCAACAGCTCCGAGACGACGGCGAAGACGAGGAGAAACGTCGCGGTGCCCGCCGCGGCGGCGGAGCCGAGCGTTCGAAGGCGCATGTCAATCACGGCGACGGTACGACCGGATCGGCAATAGGTGCTCCGACGAATACTGCTGACGGGGAAGTCTCAAAACTGCTCGAGCCCGGTCTGCTCGGCGTCGGCGAGGAGGTTCTTGCAGGTCGACCACGATTCGCGCGCGAACGGCGGGAGGTCGCCGTGGTCGTCGACGTACGTCTCGAGGAACTCGCGGGTGGTCGAATCGCCCGGATAACCGCTACCGACCGGGCCGTACTCGTCGGCCAGCGCGGCGACGTGGGCGTCGCGTTCGACCTTGGCGACGATGCTGGCCGCGCCGACCAGCGGCGACTCGTCGTCGGCGCCGTGGCGGGCGTCGATCTCGAGGGTGGGGAGCGAGCAGGCCTCGGTCACGCGGCGCGCGAAGCGCTCGGCGTCGGTGTCGCAGGCGTCACAGAGGCCGGTGAGCGGGGCGCCCGTTGCGTCGCGCTCGAGGCAGTCGGCCACCCCCGCGATCGCTGCGGCGTGGGCTGCGACCGCCAGCGAGTTCATGTCCGTCTCCGGGTCGTCGATCCGGGCCGGCGTGATCTCGGCGACGCCGACCGCGATCCGGTCGTCCTCGCGCAGGGTCGCCGCCAGGTCCTCGCGGCGTTCGGGAGAGAGCCGTTTGGAGTCCTTGATGCCGTCGGGGAGGGCGCTCGAGTCCTCGCAGTGGACGGCCGCGGCGAACATCGACCCCAGCGCGGGGCCCTTGCCGGCCTCGTCGACGCCGAATGGCACATTCGTAGATTCATTACCGGATTCTAAAAAGCTCTGTAATTGCAGACGCGTTTTCCGTCACCCTGCACATTCATTGCTAAGGCGGTCTAGGAAATATTTATTGCTGTGTATGGTGTTACGTCCTATATGGAAGGTATACCATCCAGAACGTCTGGAAGACTTGACAAGGTCGAGCGAGTCTGGACTAACCTAACCGATCATGAACGCACGGGGATGACCTATGAGTGAGTCACAATTGAACTTCTCACAGCAACGACGGAAAGGAGTAGTGCTGGCAGCAGGTGCGGTTTTGATTTTCGCCGGCGGTGCTGGAGTGTTCCAATACTATGACTTTCCACTAATCGGATACCTTGGATTAGTTGTCCCGTCGATGATCCTCCTGTTCTATAGCTACAGGAACATTTCCGCCAGCCGTAATCAAACAGCGATACAGGATGAACGGTCCGTAAACTTCCACAGAAAGGCCGGCCTCGATTCGTTTTGGATTCTCGTATCGATCATCGCTTTGAATTCGTTACTTTCGATTTTCCCGGCGAAAGGCCAGAATAATATCTATCTGATTAGCGGTATAGTAGCTTATGCACTGACGTTCGGATACTACAAATACGTAAGATGAAGAATGAAGTCTGATCTGAATGTTTATCGTGCCAAGCACGACATTACGCAGGAGGAATTGGCTAAGGAAGTTGGAGTTACCCGTCAGACCATCAATGCCATTGAAACGGGACGCTACGATCCATCACTTGACCTCGCGTTCAAGCTTTCCGATTACTTTGAATGTGATATAGAGGACCTGTTCTCCCCTGAATAGTACGGATCTGAATTGACCATCTCTCCTTAAAAATATTTCACTACAAGAAAGAAGGGATCAGTCTGTAGCCGAGTGATCAGCCGCAGACGACATTCCCGTCATCTGGAACATTGTCGATACAGATGAGACAGCAGCCACAACTCCCGCCGGCGTACCCACAAGTCGCGACGAGACACAGAGAACATTGCGGACCAGTCACACACGCTCCAGCACACCCAGCACACGTCACGCCGCCGACTGCGCAACTGGGACACGGTCCGAATAGCGCGAAACAACCATCACCCTGTGTCGACACGTCTTGTTTCGATATTTCATCCACTTCATATCGTTCTGAACGAAGCGGACTGATTGCTTGTCTCTGCAAGTAAGTATCGCTGTTGCCTAC
Proteins encoded in this window:
- a CDS encoding amidohydrolase family protein → MLELEHGFRVVDIATRLPPADGSGGPRRRTITADRLEREMHQAGITKAIVFPPTRRDGSYLAPNNGVARRSVDRPFAAFARINGTETPGRKATGRLHNALSRREDHHTSPDDVEKYAYDDRFHGFVLDPAVDDYPDEEVLAALEAVGLPVIVRGGVKAPPETLAETLLERSFPVVVGRFGGHPLNRELMDEMIDLLDEYDDCYLETSFVRYREQLERALLEHPDRVLFGSGAPACHPNVAVMEILTLDVSEDMLRRAFSKNACRVIDALAPDADT
- a CDS encoding SAM hydrolase/SAM-dependent halogenase family protein — protein: MITLASDFGTPYPAAMKGVLLQRTDARLVDIAHDFPRQDVRAAAFWLREVLPYFPPATHLVVIDPGVGTDRDALVVRAGDHALVGPDNGVLLPAARRLAGADSDWLEAYAVDETRLEPVEPAGESAGAASATALSGDGGPASATFHGRDVFAPAAAAVHEAELDALDDLEWLAPTAFDADLELPTAELAEGRAIGEVLVVDGFGNAITNVPGSSLDGRERIAANGEVVPVGETFAAVPAGERLATVGSHGYVELDVNRGRGDEAFGLAAGDRVVLEPADDADC
- a CDS encoding nicotinamide-nucleotide adenylyltransferase, giving the protein MTRGFYIGRFQPFHNGHRSMVEQIAEDVDELVLGIGSADNSHTVRDPFTAGERIMMITKSLVDTDLVTYAVPIEDLERNSVWVSHVQSMSPDFDVAYSNNPLVIQLFREADIEIRQSPMFNREVLEGSEVRQRMITGGDWESLVPEAVVEVVEEMDGIERIQMVSDSDSNGA
- the lonB gene encoding ATP-dependent protease LonB, whose product is MSNDTNVDDPPEDAPDAAPDGDSVEEQRERQGERSPYEEDGDRRTDVDDPTDERSRSSDEDDIETVNDLGSTVEVDPGVEVDEEIAEDDLLGGLKIDSTEDIEVPDRLVDQVIGQDEARDIIIKAAKQRRHVMMIGSPGTGKSMLAKAMSQLLPKEDLQDVLVYHNPDDGNEPKVRTVPAGKGEQIIDAHKEEARKRNQMRSILMWIIIAIVVGYAILSGSILLGILAAGIIWLIFRYTSRGTDAMVPNMIVNNGDQRVAPFEDATGAHAGALLGDVRHDPFQSGGMETPSHDRVEPGAIHKSNKGVLFVDEINTLDIRTQQKLMTAIQEGEFAITGQSERSSGAMVQTEPVPCDFIMVAAGNLDAMENMHPALRNRIKGYGYEVYMDDTIEDTPEMRRKYARFVAQEVERDGRLPHFTDDAVEEVILEAKRRSGRKNHLTLLFRSLGGLVRVAGDIARAEDREFTTREDVLQAKQRSRSIEQQLADDYIERRKDYELQVNEGGVEGRVNGLAVMGEDSGIMLPVMAEIAPAQGGGQVIATGKLKEMAEESVQNVSAIIKKFSDVDLSEKDIHIQFVQAGQQGVDGDSASITVATAVISALENIPVDQSVAMTGSLSVRGDVLPVGGVTHKIEAAAKAGCSKVIIPEANEQDVMIEEEYEEMIEIIPCANISEVLDVALMGEPKKDSLVDRLKSITGSAFDQGTVGSAGGSNPSPQ
- a CDS encoding HalOD1 output domain-containing protein, which codes for MSGTAPRANLTPIGTTTGRTVYYDEGRETYHTWCDEGAYEPVSTALLMTVSSVLEVEPDDLEPLSECVEPDALNALFVHWRGDEPRVGDGSISFTFSQCAVTVRADGEIVIDPTRRRLRPADD
- a CDS encoding glycerate kinase type-2 family protein: MTEPTIENRDCLASSEARDAALACVEAGIAAGHPRAVVRDAVSLADDTLRVADATYDLREYDELVVLGGGNAAAHVAAVLETVLGDRIDGGVVVTDDPADTARVAVREGDHPVPSERGVDGTREVLEAADAAGEGTLVLAAITGGGSALMAAPAGGVSLADLQATTDALLESGADIGEINAVRKHLSALKGGRLARRTAPATIAAVILSDVVGNDLSVIASGPLAPDASTFDDALAVLARYEIDAPETVVDRLERGAAGEIAETPGPDDSAFEAVSNHVVADGMTVLEAARDAVVERGYEPLILSSRVRGEAREAATTHVAVAAEIRATGTPLEPPAAILSGGETTVTVRGDGTGGPNQEFATSAALELAEGDENGSEGHVTVAAVDTDGIDGATDAAGALVDGTTVVDPDAAREALAENDVHPYLESRGALVRTGRTGTNLNDLRILIVK
- the thsA gene encoding thermosome subunit alpha, whose translation is MFIMSEDSQRTQGRDAQSSNIMAGKAVAESVRTTLGPRGMDKMLVDSGGDVVITNDGATILNEMDIEHPAAQMIVEVADSQEEEVGDGTTTAAVLAGNLLGEAEDLIEQDVHATTIVEGYHEAARIALEAIDEQVNEADVDDDILRQVAESSMTGKGTGGLTAESLAETVVEAIRHVDTDEGVARDNVTVHTQIGASSNATELVPGIVVDEEPVHDAMPSEIEDASIAILDVELDVRTGDVDAEYAIDSIDQLNAAIDAEEGELQGYAETVADSGADVVFTTEDVADRVANALANEGILVFEGLGDSDARQVASATGARRVGALEDLEEADFGSADRIHTENFGDDDLAFVEGGAAAETVTVFVRGGTEHVVDELERAIGDALDVVATALESGEVVPGAGATEIAIADKIRQEAAGIEGRKQLAVTAFADALDVVPRTLAANTGRDPIDALVDLRAAHESEGRAGLITSGDEVTIDDPFEHGVVDPADVKREAVESATEAATMIARIDDVIAAE